One Ostrinia nubilalis chromosome 6, ilOstNubi1.1, whole genome shotgun sequence genomic region harbors:
- the LOC135072454 gene encoding pyrokinin-1 receptor-like isoform X1 produces the protein MNMSSLNEATNLTLNRSDIVDPIAIFGPQRDSLYIVIPITIIYSIIFITGLFGNVFTCIVIVRNKSMHTATNYYLFSLAISDLLLLVSGMPQEMYSIWSKWPYVFGPAFCVMRGLAAETSTNASVLTITLFTIERYLAICHPFVSHQMSKLSRATKHVLMLWVAALGLALPQALQFGIKNYRGVTMCLQTRVIVEHSFEISTFFFFFAPMVLITVLYSLIGLKLKKTSMSKEVRDPKLFERSLSCAHKAHRKPGQSTRRVVKMLVAVVVAFFVCWAPFHAQRLVAIYGTTPDHMARSPILLKVYYFLTYSSGVFYYMSTCINPIFYHIMSNKFREAFKNTFRQWCCQSGKQLEIKRCSYTAVGIVKNATSSDTGSSGKSLRNDLAQLQSLTKENGVETSQLICPACKKVVSGSGRSNQLAVNKTNRNNRKNSIQQTQKTSLINETPFVSIKTREIPQIMISTRNGKLEREHSLSGADVT, from the exons ATGAACATGAGCAGTCTAAATGAAGCAACCAACCTCACCCTCAACAGGAGTGACATAGTCGACCCTATAGCCATCTTCGGGCCGCAAAGAGACTCACTGTACATAGTGATCCCCATCAcaataatttattcaataattTTCATAACTGGTCTATTCGGAAACGTGTTTACTTGCATAGTCATAGTGCGCAATAAGAGCATGCACACTGCAACAAACTACTACTTATTCAGCTTAGCAATCTCAGATTTACTTCTGCTTGTGAGCGGAATGCCTCAAGAGATGTATTCAATATGGTCAAAGTGGCCTTACGTGTTTGGGCCAGCGTTCTGTGTGATGCGAGGCCTGGCTGCGGAGACGTCCACCAACGCAAGTGTTCTGACCATCACTCTGTTCACTATAGAGAGGTATCTAGCTATATGCCATCCGTTTGTTTCGCATCAGATGTCGAAACTCTCTCGAGCAACGAAGCACGTGCTGATGCTATGGGTAGCGGCGTTAGGACTAGCATTACCTCAAGCTCTGCAGTTCGGTATCAAAAACTACCGAGGTGTAACCATGTGCCTACAAACACGGGTGATCGTGGAGCACTCGTTCGAAATATctacattcttcttcttcttcgcgCCGATGGTTCTGATCACAGTCCTGTACTCGCTGATTGGTCTGAAACTGAAGAAGACGAGTATGAGCAAGGAGGTCCGAGATCCAAAGCTCTTTGAACGGAGTTTGAGCTGCGCGCACAAAGCGCACAGAAAACCCGGTCAATCTACTAGACGAGTAGTGAAGATGTTAG TGGCAGTAGTGGTGGCCTTCTTCGTATGCTGGGCGCCGTTCCATGCTCAACGGCTCGTGGCGATCTACGGCACCACGCCCGACCACATGGCGCGGTCACCCATCCTGCTGAAGGTCTATTACTTCCTGACCTACTCGTCAGGCGTGTTCTACTACATGTCCACGTGCATCAACCCTATATTCTACCACATTATGTCCAATAAGTTCAGAGAGGCGTTCAAA AACACGTTCAGGCAGTGGTGCTGCCAGTCCGGCAAGCAGCTGGAGATCAAGCGCTGCTCCTACACGGCCGTGGGCATCGTGAAGAACGCCACCTCCTCGGACACAGGTAGCTCAG GGAAGTCTTTAAGAAACGATCTCGCCCAACTACAAAGCTTGACCAAAGAAAACGGCGTGGAGACTAGCCAGTTAATCTGCCCCGCTTGCAAGAAAGTCGTCTCGGGCAGCGGCCGCAGCAATCAGCTCGCCGTCAACAAAACAAACAGGAACAACAGGAAAAACAGTATTCAACAAACACAAAAAACTTCCCTCATCAACGAAACACCATTCGTTAGTATCAAAACTAGAGAGATACCACAAATAATGATCTCTACCAGAAATGGCAAATTAGAACGTGAACATTCTCTAAGCGGAGCAGATGTGACTTAA
- the LOC135072454 gene encoding pyrokinin-1 receptor-like isoform X2 yields MNMSSLNEATNLTLNRSDIVDPIAIFGPQRDSLYIVIPITIIYSIIFITGLFGNVFTCIVIVRNKSMHTATNYYLFSLAISDLLLLVSGMPQEMYSIWSKWPYVFGPAFCVMRGLAAETSTNASVLTITLFTIERYLAICHPFVSHQMSKLSRATKHVLMLWVAALGLALPQALQFGIKNYRGVTMCLQTRVIVEHSFEISTFFFFFAPMVLITVLYSLIGLKLKKTSMSKEVRDPKLFERSLSCAHKAHRKPGQSTRRVVKMLVAVVVAFFVCWAPFHAQRLVAIYGTTPDHMARSPILLKVYYFLTYSSGVFYYMSTCINPIFYHIMSNKFREAFKNTFRQWCCQSGKQLEIKRCSYTAVGIVKNATSSDTGKSLRNDLAQLQSLTKENGVETSQLICPACKKVVSGSGRSNQLAVNKTNRNNRKNSIQQTQKTSLINETPFVSIKTREIPQIMISTRNGKLEREHSLSGADVT; encoded by the exons ATGAACATGAGCAGTCTAAATGAAGCAACCAACCTCACCCTCAACAGGAGTGACATAGTCGACCCTATAGCCATCTTCGGGCCGCAAAGAGACTCACTGTACATAGTGATCCCCATCAcaataatttattcaataattTTCATAACTGGTCTATTCGGAAACGTGTTTACTTGCATAGTCATAGTGCGCAATAAGAGCATGCACACTGCAACAAACTACTACTTATTCAGCTTAGCAATCTCAGATTTACTTCTGCTTGTGAGCGGAATGCCTCAAGAGATGTATTCAATATGGTCAAAGTGGCCTTACGTGTTTGGGCCAGCGTTCTGTGTGATGCGAGGCCTGGCTGCGGAGACGTCCACCAACGCAAGTGTTCTGACCATCACTCTGTTCACTATAGAGAGGTATCTAGCTATATGCCATCCGTTTGTTTCGCATCAGATGTCGAAACTCTCTCGAGCAACGAAGCACGTGCTGATGCTATGGGTAGCGGCGTTAGGACTAGCATTACCTCAAGCTCTGCAGTTCGGTATCAAAAACTACCGAGGTGTAACCATGTGCCTACAAACACGGGTGATCGTGGAGCACTCGTTCGAAATATctacattcttcttcttcttcgcgCCGATGGTTCTGATCACAGTCCTGTACTCGCTGATTGGTCTGAAACTGAAGAAGACGAGTATGAGCAAGGAGGTCCGAGATCCAAAGCTCTTTGAACGGAGTTTGAGCTGCGCGCACAAAGCGCACAGAAAACCCGGTCAATCTACTAGACGAGTAGTGAAGATGTTAG TGGCAGTAGTGGTGGCCTTCTTCGTATGCTGGGCGCCGTTCCATGCTCAACGGCTCGTGGCGATCTACGGCACCACGCCCGACCACATGGCGCGGTCACCCATCCTGCTGAAGGTCTATTACTTCCTGACCTACTCGTCAGGCGTGTTCTACTACATGTCCACGTGCATCAACCCTATATTCTACCACATTATGTCCAATAAGTTCAGAGAGGCGTTCAAA AACACGTTCAGGCAGTGGTGCTGCCAGTCCGGCAAGCAGCTGGAGATCAAGCGCTGCTCCTACACGGCCGTGGGCATCGTGAAGAACGCCACCTCCTCGGACACAG GGAAGTCTTTAAGAAACGATCTCGCCCAACTACAAAGCTTGACCAAAGAAAACGGCGTGGAGACTAGCCAGTTAATCTGCCCCGCTTGCAAGAAAGTCGTCTCGGGCAGCGGCCGCAGCAATCAGCTCGCCGTCAACAAAACAAACAGGAACAACAGGAAAAACAGTATTCAACAAACACAAAAAACTTCCCTCATCAACGAAACACCATTCGTTAGTATCAAAACTAGAGAGATACCACAAATAATGATCTCTACCAGAAATGGCAAATTAGAACGTGAACATTCTCTAAGCGGAGCAGATGTGACTTAA